A part of Terriglobus roseus genomic DNA contains:
- a CDS encoding M28 family peptidase, whose protein sequence is MNLHRFKQAAVATAAVLLLSPAFAQQQTGDKVDLDALAQIKHEALENSHVMENLFWMSEVYGPRVNNSPNHMAAAEWAMKQMKEWGLQNVHLEYWPFGYGWQIKKFYGAMESPAYAAFTGFPLAWTPGTPGVINVEPIFAPIHSEEDFAKWHGKLKGKAVLIFDPAKLTLHTRAEAQPSPTDEEILARAGQPRGGRGAGGPGGPGGAADRDPSGRGRPGEGTQEFSPTSLALANAKNHDLRNKMNKFLHDEQPAIVLTPGYNGDRGTIFSTYGGSENPNDPVPPPMVAIGAEQYNRLVRLTQHNITPKLTFDVQVEYQKKNQNAFNVIGEIPGTTKKDEVVMLGGHFDSWQGGTGATDNGTGSSVAMEAVRILATMHKPMARTVRVALWGGEEEGVYGSTAYVQKHFAPRTTMVKTPEYDKFDVYFNDDGGAGRFRGVSAGGSKEMGTIFQSWIEPIKDQHIVAVSGTEFRPTLSPGGTDSTAFSWIGLNGISFMQDGLEYGTLTHHSNADTYDRVPAADVQQGSLVEAWFAYNAATRKDMLPRIPTPAPDPNANAHE, encoded by the coding sequence ATGAATCTGCACCGTTTCAAGCAGGCAGCTGTTGCAACTGCCGCCGTCCTGCTCCTCTCTCCTGCCTTTGCGCAGCAGCAGACGGGCGACAAAGTGGATCTGGACGCACTGGCGCAGATCAAGCATGAAGCCCTTGAAAACTCGCACGTGATGGAAAACCTCTTCTGGATGTCAGAGGTTTACGGCCCGCGCGTGAACAACAGCCCCAACCACATGGCTGCCGCCGAGTGGGCGATGAAGCAGATGAAGGAGTGGGGACTGCAGAACGTTCATCTGGAGTACTGGCCCTTTGGCTACGGCTGGCAGATCAAGAAGTTCTACGGCGCGATGGAAAGCCCGGCTTACGCTGCGTTTACCGGCTTCCCGCTGGCGTGGACGCCCGGAACGCCTGGCGTTATCAATGTTGAGCCGATCTTTGCGCCCATCCACTCGGAGGAAGACTTCGCCAAGTGGCACGGCAAGCTGAAGGGTAAGGCTGTATTGATCTTCGATCCTGCGAAGCTCACTTTGCACACGCGCGCCGAGGCTCAGCCTTCGCCCACCGATGAAGAGATTCTTGCACGCGCAGGTCAGCCTCGCGGTGGTCGCGGAGCGGGTGGCCCTGGTGGTCCCGGCGGCGCTGCTGATCGCGATCCCAGCGGTCGTGGACGTCCTGGCGAAGGGACCCAGGAGTTCTCGCCCACATCGCTGGCCCTGGCGAATGCCAAGAACCATGATCTTCGCAACAAGATGAACAAGTTCCTGCACGATGAGCAGCCTGCCATTGTTCTGACGCCGGGTTACAACGGCGATCGCGGCACCATCTTCTCAACCTATGGTGGCTCTGAGAATCCGAATGATCCCGTCCCGCCGCCGATGGTCGCCATTGGAGCGGAGCAGTACAACCGCCTTGTGCGCCTGACGCAGCACAACATCACGCCGAAGCTCACGTTTGATGTGCAGGTGGAGTACCAGAAGAAGAATCAGAACGCTTTCAACGTGATCGGCGAAATCCCCGGCACCACAAAGAAGGATGAAGTCGTGATGTTGGGCGGCCACTTTGATAGCTGGCAGGGCGGCACTGGCGCAACTGACAATGGCACCGGTTCGTCTGTTGCCATGGAAGCTGTGCGCATTCTGGCCACCATGCACAAGCCCATGGCACGTACCGTTCGCGTGGCTCTGTGGGGCGGTGAAGAAGAAGGCGTCTACGGTTCAACAGCATACGTGCAGAAGCACTTTGCACCGCGCACCACCATGGTCAAGACGCCGGAGTATGACAAGTTTGACGTCTACTTCAACGATGACGGCGGTGCGGGCCGCTTCCGTGGCGTCTCCGCCGGCGGCAGCAAGGAGATGGGAACGATCTTCCAGTCGTGGATTGAACCCATCAAGGATCAGCACATCGTAGCCGTCAGCGGCACGGAGTTCCGTCCGACGTTGTCGCCCGGTGGTACTGACTCCACAGCGTTCTCATGGATTGGCTTGAACGGCATCAGCTTTATGCAGGATGGGCTGGAGTACGGCACCCTTACCCACCATTCCAACGCAGATACCTATGACCGCGTACCCGCGGCCGATGTGCAGCAGGGCTCGCTGGTTGAAGCATGGTTTGCCTACAACGCAGCTACTCGCAAGGACATGTTGCCGCGCATCCCAACCCCGGCGCCGGATCCGAACGCCAACGCTCACGAGTAA
- a CDS encoding aldo/keto reductase encodes MTKRTLGSTGIEVSPIMLGGNVFGWTIDEKQSFAVLDRFVDRGYNFIDTADMYSSWVPGNKGGESETIIGNWFKKTGKRESVVLATKLGNPMGEGKKGLSAVYMKEAVEASLTRLQTDYIDLYQAHIDDADTSLTETLRAFDDLVKEGKVRAIGASNYSGDRLRESEEISRREGIARYQTLQPHYNLYHRAEYEHDLAPVVAEFSLGVVPYFALASGFLSGKYKTAADAEKAKRAGMLGKYFDDRGMKILAALAKVSKETGAKQASIALAWLLSRPNILAPIASATSTEQLEDLFAATELELTPEQLKELSEASVY; translated from the coding sequence ATGACCAAACGCACCCTTGGAAGCACTGGAATAGAAGTTTCGCCCATCATGCTGGGCGGGAATGTCTTTGGCTGGACCATCGATGAGAAGCAGTCGTTTGCTGTGCTGGATCGCTTCGTGGATCGCGGATACAACTTCATCGATACGGCGGATATGTACTCGTCATGGGTTCCGGGGAACAAGGGCGGTGAGAGCGAAACGATCATCGGCAACTGGTTCAAGAAGACAGGCAAGCGCGAGAGCGTCGTGTTGGCGACGAAGCTCGGCAACCCCATGGGTGAAGGCAAAAAGGGCCTGAGCGCGGTGTACATGAAGGAAGCCGTAGAAGCGTCACTCACCCGCTTACAGACCGACTACATCGACCTCTATCAGGCACACATTGATGACGCCGACACATCGCTGACTGAGACGCTGCGTGCATTTGATGACTTGGTAAAGGAAGGTAAAGTACGCGCAATTGGCGCGTCGAACTATTCCGGTGATCGTCTTCGTGAGTCAGAAGAGATTTCCCGCCGCGAGGGTATCGCGCGCTACCAGACCCTGCAGCCGCATTACAACCTGTATCACCGCGCGGAATATGAGCATGATCTCGCACCCGTAGTAGCGGAGTTCAGCCTGGGTGTGGTGCCATATTTCGCGCTGGCCTCGGGCTTTCTGAGCGGCAAGTACAAGACGGCTGCGGATGCGGAAAAAGCAAAACGCGCAGGCATGCTGGGCAAGTACTTTGACGATCGCGGAATGAAGATTCTCGCGGCGCTCGCAAAAGTGAGCAAGGAGACAGGCGCAAAGCAGGCATCGATTGCCTTGGCCTGGTTGCTCTCCCGCCCAAACATCCTGGCGCCAATCGCAAGTGCCACTTCAACAGAGCAACTGGAAGATCTGTTCGCTGCAACGGAGTTGGAGCTGACGCCAGAGCAATTGAAGGAACTGAGCGAAGCCTCGGTCTACTAA
- the trmFO gene encoding methylenetetrahydrofolate--tRNA-(uracil(54)-C(5))-methyltransferase (FADH(2)-oxidizing) TrmFO has translation MKKIKVIGGGLAGPEAALQAARFGCEVTLHEMRPNRSTEAHQTSDFAELVCSNSLKSESENTAPWLLKQEMRIAGSALLKEADACAVPAGHALAVDRVEFSRRVAERIAAEPRITVVREEVTSLDENSEDTLTILATGPLTSPALAAELQRLTGADQLAFYDSIAPVVDASTINMDRVYFKARWDKGSADYINCPFTKEEYDVFYDALVAAHEVEAKEWEKLDYFEGCLPIEEIARRGRDTLRFGCMKPVGLRYPGTEITPYAVVQLRQENLRADSYNLVGFQNHIKFGDQQRILRLIPGLENATFLRYGQIHRNTYINSPTLLNEQLQLRQHPNIFIAGQLSGVEGYTESIAGGMLAGRFAASVARGETPEPAPRLSAHGSLVHYITHAEAKRFQPANVTFDLLLPLEEELRKKIRDKKERHRLQCERGLNAWREWLDSSPLSA, from the coding sequence GTGAAGAAAATCAAAGTTATCGGCGGAGGCCTTGCAGGCCCGGAAGCCGCCCTGCAGGCCGCACGTTTCGGCTGCGAAGTCACCCTCCACGAGATGCGCCCCAACCGCTCCACCGAAGCGCATCAGACCAGCGACTTCGCGGAACTCGTCTGCTCCAACTCCCTCAAAAGCGAGAGCGAAAACACCGCGCCCTGGCTCCTCAAACAGGAGATGCGCATCGCAGGCTCCGCCCTGCTCAAAGAAGCCGATGCCTGCGCCGTCCCCGCCGGACACGCTCTCGCCGTCGACCGCGTGGAGTTCTCCCGACGCGTCGCCGAACGCATCGCCGCCGAACCGCGCATCACGGTCGTCCGCGAAGAAGTCACGTCGCTCGACGAAAACAGCGAAGACACGCTGACCATCCTCGCTACCGGCCCGCTCACCTCGCCCGCACTCGCGGCAGAACTGCAGCGACTCACCGGCGCCGACCAGCTAGCCTTCTACGACTCCATCGCGCCCGTCGTGGACGCCAGCACCATCAACATGGACCGCGTCTACTTCAAAGCACGCTGGGACAAAGGCTCCGCAGACTACATCAACTGCCCCTTCACCAAAGAGGAGTACGACGTCTTCTACGACGCGCTCGTCGCCGCGCACGAAGTCGAAGCCAAGGAGTGGGAGAAGCTCGACTACTTCGAAGGCTGCCTGCCCATTGAAGAGATCGCTCGCCGCGGCCGCGACACCCTCCGCTTCGGCTGCATGAAGCCCGTGGGCCTGCGCTACCCTGGAACCGAAATCACGCCGTACGCGGTCGTCCAGCTTCGCCAGGAAAACCTGCGCGCCGACAGCTACAACCTCGTCGGCTTCCAGAATCACATCAAGTTCGGCGACCAGCAACGTATCTTGCGCCTCATCCCCGGCTTGGAAAACGCGACGTTCCTGCGCTACGGCCAGATCCACCGCAACACCTACATCAACTCGCCCACGCTGCTGAACGAGCAGCTACAACTGCGTCAGCACCCCAACATCTTCATCGCTGGCCAGCTCAGCGGCGTAGAGGGCTACACGGAGTCCATCGCCGGAGGCATGCTCGCAGGCCGTTTCGCCGCCTCCGTCGCACGCGGCGAAACACCAGAACCCGCGCCCCGCCTCAGCGCCCACGGCTCCCTCGTGCACTACATCACGCACGCGGAAGCCAAGCGCTTCCAGCCAGCCAACGTCACCTTTGACCTGTTGCTGCCGCTCGAAGAAGAACTCCGCAAAAAGATCCGCGACAAGAAAGAGCGCCATCGCCTCCAGTGCGAACGCGGCCTCAACGCCTGGCGCGAATGGTTGGACAGCTCACCGTTGTCCGCATAA
- a CDS encoding GNAT family N-acetyltransferase: MPNDLILRDAVPTDAPAILALIRDLAIYEKEPHAVIATEEDILRDGFGPQPYFRCIMAEWQGQTAGFALYFFQYSTWEGSPALYLEDLFVRESFRKRGIGAALFQRLAQIALERNCTRFQWECLDWNQPALDFYEASGAKVLREWLNLRVTGEELKRLAGTSA, translated from the coding sequence ATGCCAAACGACCTGATCCTCCGCGACGCCGTCCCCACCGACGCACCCGCCATCCTCGCCCTCATCCGCGACCTGGCCATCTACGAAAAAGAACCCCACGCGGTCATCGCCACGGAAGAAGACATCCTCCGCGACGGCTTCGGCCCGCAGCCCTACTTCCGTTGCATCATGGCCGAATGGCAGGGCCAGACCGCAGGCTTCGCGCTCTATTTCTTCCAATACTCCACGTGGGAAGGCAGCCCGGCACTCTACCTGGAAGATCTCTTCGTCCGCGAATCCTTCCGCAAACGCGGCATCGGCGCAGCACTGTTCCAGCGCCTCGCACAAATTGCGCTCGAACGAAACTGCACCCGTTTCCAATGGGAATGTCTCGACTGGAACCAGCCCGCACTCGACTTCTACGAAGCCAGCGGGGCCAAAGTCCTGCGCGAATGGCTAAACCTGCGCGTGACCGGCGAGGAGCTCAAAAGGCTCGCCGGTACATCCGCTTAG